A section of the Lineus longissimus chromosome 1, tnLinLong1.2, whole genome shotgun sequence genome encodes:
- the LOC135493438 gene encoding bifunctional methylenetetrahydrofolate dehydrogenase/cyclohydrolase, mitochondrial-like, with amino-acid sequence MASIATKLGTLTRNFSVNSTKNFVRHFSVSRQCLKAKLIDGKAIAKQMRQEVKEEVEQMLAAGERRPHLSVIIVGEDPASATYVKNKIKACEGAGITSETVRLPPEVTEGELLARVNDFNNDSDVDGILVQLPVPKHISERAVCNSIIPSKDVDGFHVINVGRFCTDLDALIPATPAGVMEMIRRSGIETFGKNAVVCGRSKNVGMPIAMLLHSDGIGETDAGDATTTICHRYTPPEELVRFTKSADILVVACGIPGLIKADMVKDGVAVIDIGINRVKDEKTGKFKLVGDVDFDGVSERASYITPVPGGVGPMTVAMLMKNTLKARKKVIGY; translated from the exons ATGGCATCGATAGCGACCAAACTCGGAACTTTAACCCGTAATTTCTCAGTGAATTCAACTAAGAATTTTGTCCGACATTTCTCAGTATCAAGACAATG CCTAAAAGCCAAGCTTATCGATGGCAAAGCTATTGCCAAGCAAATGCGCCAAGAAGTCAAAGAAGAGGTGGAGCAGATGTTAGCAGCTGGTGAGAGGCGGCCCCATCTCAGTGTCATCATTGTGGGAGAAGACCCCGCTAGTGCTACTTATGTTAAGAACAAAATAAAAGCTTGTGAAGGTGCTG GGATAACCAGTGAAACTGTGCGACTTCCTCCAGAGGTGACAGAAGGAGAACTCTTAGCCAGAGTGAATGATTTTAATAATGACAGTGATGTTGATGGAATTCTTGTACAATTGCCAGTACCGAAGCATATTAGTGAACGGGCTGTTTGTAATTCTATTATTCCGTCCAAGGATGTTGATGGATTCCATGTGATAAATGTTGGAAGATTCTGCACAGATCTGGATGCCCTTATACCGGCAACACCTGCTGGAGTTATGGAAATGATTAGGAGGTCTG GTATTGAAACCTTTGGAAAGAATGCTGTAGTATGTGGCCGCTCAAAAAACGTTGGTATGCCAATAGCTATGCTGTTACATTCTGATGGTATTGGGGAAACAGATGCTG GTGATGCTACTACTACAATTTGCCACCGTTATACTCCACCGGAAGAGTTGGTAAGATTCACCAAGTCTGCAGACATCCTTGTGGTAGCCTGTGGTATTCCTGGCCTAATCAAGGCTGACATGGTAAAAGACGGTGTCGCAGTGATTGATATTGGTATCAACCGGGTGAAAGATGAGAAGACTGGCAAATTCAAGCTTGTTGGTGATGTGGATTTTGATG GTGTCTCGGAGAGGGCGAGTTACATTACACCTGTTCCCGGTGGTGTTGGGCCAATGACTGTGGCCATGCTTATGAAGAACACACTAAAAGCCCGCAAAAAGGTTATAGGTTACTGA